One genomic region from Candidatus Cloacimonadota bacterium encodes:
- the folK gene encoding 2-amino-4-hydroxy-6-hydroxymethyldihydropteridine diphosphokinase encodes MICYLGLGSNLGDRKDYINRAISRISSHPEISMLKCSTIIETQAFGKKDQPDFLNCVMKIKTQLNPSELLKFCLKTEKSLGRIRYETWGTRTIDIDLLLYENRIVEQPNLKIPHPGIPKREFVLRSLVELCPDYIHPVSKKRIKEMYSEIY; translated from the coding sequence ATGATTTGCTATTTGGGATTAGGCTCAAATCTGGGAGATAGAAAAGATTACATCAACAGAGCTATTTCACGGATTTCATCACATCCCGAAATCTCGATGCTGAAATGCAGTACGATAATCGAAACCCAAGCTTTTGGCAAAAAAGATCAACCGGATTTTTTGAATTGTGTAATGAAAATAAAAACCCAACTTAATCCTTCTGAGCTTTTGAAATTCTGTCTGAAGACTGAGAAAAGCCTGGGAAGAATACGCTATGAAACCTGGGGAACAAGAACTATCGACATCGATCTCTTATTATATGAAAATCGAATTGTAGAACAACCTAACCTGAAAATTCCACATCCCGGCATTCCAAAAAGAGAATTTGTTTTGCGATCTTTGGTAGAGTTGTGTCCCGATTATATTCATCCTGTTTCGAAGAAAAGAATAAAAGAAATGTATTCTGAAATATATTAA
- a CDS encoding SoxR reducing system RseC family protein translates to MEENKLEDAAVVIEVHDDFILVQMMKSGSCDSCGMSGLCHGKDRTVTHKIFTDKKYEVGDLLKVEVAPGLKIATSMLVFLVPILTMILFFAIASFGLHLSEPIAILSAFIGLILSGIVIYRIDRKFGKKIKFEIKEKVEK, encoded by the coding sequence ATGGAAGAAAACAAACTGGAAGATGCTGCAGTAGTTATCGAAGTTCATGATGATTTCATTTTAGTCCAAATGATGAAATCCGGTTCCTGCGATTCCTGTGGAATGAGCGGATTGTGTCATGGCAAAGATAGAACAGTTACCCATAAGATCTTCACCGATAAAAAATATGAAGTTGGCGATCTGCTAAAGGTGGAAGTAGCTCCTGGATTAAAAATCGCAACTTCGATGCTGGTTTTTTTGGTTCCTATATTAACTATGATCTTATTCTTTGCGATCGCCAGTTTTGGATTACATCTATCAGAACCAATTGCGATCTTGTCAGCGTTTATTGGTCTTATTTTAAGTGGAATTGTAATTTACAGGATCGATAGAAAGTTTGGTAAGAAGATCAAATTTGAGATCAAAGAAAAGGTGGAAAAATGA
- the plsY gene encoding glycerol-3-phosphate 1-O-acyltransferase PlsY: protein MNYFNLILSFIFAYLLGSIPTSYIMGKLVKGIDIRQHGSGNVGATNALRILGTKIGIITLIFDIGKGIVAVQIGKMLNPDFTNLMLIGFGLFAILGHIFTIFLSFKGGKGVATSAGVFIALIPVPVTITLTVFIVTVWISRYVSLGSILAAVSLFCVELIININNNFEDLEILIFVFLIAFFVVIRHTANIKRLLAGNENKISFKK from the coding sequence ATGAACTATTTTAATTTGATCTTATCATTTATTTTTGCTTATCTTCTGGGAAGCATTCCCACCAGCTACATAATGGGAAAGTTGGTAAAAGGAATCGATATTCGCCAGCATGGCAGCGGCAATGTGGGAGCTACAAATGCTCTACGCATTTTAGGAACGAAAATTGGAATTATCACACTGATCTTCGATATCGGCAAAGGTATTGTTGCTGTTCAAATTGGAAAAATGCTCAATCCTGATTTTACTAATTTGATGCTCATCGGGTTTGGCCTGTTTGCAATTCTGGGTCATATTTTCACGATCTTTTTAAGCTTCAAAGGTGGAAAAGGCGTGGCAACTTCTGCGGGAGTTTTCATTGCTCTTATTCCTGTTCCGGTAACTATAACTTTAACTGTTTTCATTGTCACGGTATGGATAAGCAGATATGTTTCTCTCGGTTCCATTTTAGCTGCTGTTAGTTTGTTTTGTGTTGAGCTTATCATTAATATCAATAATAATTTTGAAGATCTGGAGATTTTGATTTTCGTATTTTTGATCGCATTCTTTGTTGTTATTCGTCATACAGCCAATATCAAAAGATTGTTGGCAGGAAATGAAAATAAAATTAGTTTTAAGAAATAG
- the purF gene encoding amidophosphoribosyltransferase gives MCGIIGIYNSKNAAELATLGLFAEQHRGQESCGMAVNDGTTIRLRKKMGLVKDVFTSDKLQHLPGEIAIGHVRYPTRGASSVYNSQPHVVETLSGPSYALASNGDIINYKEIRKFLEDNGVYFASSNDGELLLKYIVYHVEKEDRTIIEAIKLLMKYVKGAFSTVLATKTEMFLFRDPYGLRPITYGKTKEDAVAVASESCALDILYMDWVKEVQPAEIIRINKDGIETFPNDPNKFRATDTNKHCIFEHIYFSRPDSINYGENVFEVREKIGAKLAEADEITPDTVVPVPDSSNFIALGYAKQKNVPFEMGLIRNHYVGRTFIKPEQTIRDESVYQKFNVLPDFFKDKIVVLIDDSIVRGTTIRKLVKLIKKAGAKEVHIRIGSPAVKFSCYYGIDTPTREELIANEMDVAGIEEYTGADSLKYLEIEDLETTVSKPQDYCYACFSGNYPVK, from the coding sequence ATGTGCGGAATTATTGGAATTTATAACAGTAAAAATGCAGCAGAATTAGCAACTTTAGGATTATTTGCCGAACAGCATCGCGGTCAGGAAAGCTGCGGAATGGCAGTAAATGATGGAACTACGATCCGTCTTCGCAAGAAAATGGGCTTAGTAAAAGATGTTTTTACATCGGATAAATTACAACATCTTCCCGGTGAAATTGCGATTGGACATGTTCGTTATCCTACTCGTGGAGCTTCTTCTGTTTACAATTCCCAACCTCATGTGGTGGAAACTCTTTCCGGTCCTTCCTACGCACTTGCCAGCAATGGTGATATCATAAATTATAAAGAAATTCGAAAATTCCTGGAAGATAATGGTGTATATTTTGCCAGCAGCAATGATGGAGAGTTACTACTAAAATATATTGTTTATCATGTGGAAAAAGAAGACCGAACAATAATCGAAGCTATCAAACTTCTGATGAAATATGTTAAAGGTGCTTTTTCAACCGTTTTAGCTACGAAAACCGAAATGTTCTTATTCCGAGATCCTTATGGTTTAAGACCAATAACTTATGGAAAAACAAAAGAAGATGCTGTTGCTGTTGCATCCGAGAGTTGCGCACTGGACATTCTTTATATGGATTGGGTAAAAGAAGTTCAACCTGCTGAGATCATCAGGATAAATAAGGATGGAATTGAGACTTTTCCCAATGATCCAAACAAGTTTAGAGCTACAGACACAAACAAACATTGCATTTTTGAACACATTTATTTTTCCAGACCAGACAGCATTAACTATGGAGAAAATGTATTTGAAGTACGCGAAAAAATCGGAGCAAAATTAGCTGAAGCAGACGAAATAACACCAGATACGGTTGTTCCTGTGCCCGATTCCTCCAATTTCATTGCCCTGGGTTATGCCAAGCAGAAAAACGTTCCATTTGAAATGGGACTTATCAGAAATCATTACGTGGGAAGAACATTCATAAAACCGGAACAAACCATCCGTGATGAAAGTGTATATCAGAAATTTAATGTTTTACCTGACTTCTTCAAAGATAAGATCGTCGTTCTCATCGATGATTCCATCGTACGTGGAACTACCATTCGTAAGTTAGTAAAGCTGATCAAAAAAGCCGGAGCTAAAGAAGTTCATATTCGAATTGGTTCACCTGCAGTAAAATTCAGCTGCTATTATGGAATAGACACGCCAACCCGCGAAGAACTGATAGCAAATGAAATGGATGTAGCTGGCATTGAAGAATATACAGGAGCGGATAGCTTGAAATATTTAGAAATTGAAGATCTGGAAACAACCGTTAGTAAACCACAAGATTATTGTTACGCCTGTTTCAGTGGTAATTATCCGGTAAAATAA
- the rfaE2 gene encoding D-glycero-beta-D-manno-heptose 1-phosphate adenylyltransferase, producing the protein MKTKTWKEVTELVQELKKKGKEIVFTNGCFDIIHAGHIQYLMDAKELGDVLIIGLNSDASVKRLKGESRPINNENDRSFVLSALSMVDYVVIFDQDTPYELINIIMPDFLVKGGDWKIKDIVGSEIVQASGGVVRSLPFNKGYSTTDIIEKMKNETI; encoded by the coding sequence ATGAAAACTAAAACTTGGAAAGAAGTTACAGAATTAGTGCAGGAATTGAAGAAGAAAGGTAAAGAAATAGTTTTTACAAATGGCTGTTTTGACATTATACATGCAGGTCATATTCAATATCTCATGGATGCAAAGGAGCTGGGAGATGTTCTCATTATTGGCTTAAATAGCGATGCTTCAGTAAAAAGATTAAAAGGTGAATCTCGTCCAATAAACAATGAAAATGATCGTTCCTTTGTTCTTTCTGCTCTTTCGATGGTAGATTATGTAGTCATCTTCGATCAGGATACGCCGTATGAACTGATAAATATTATCATGCCTGATTTCCTGGTGAAAGGTGGAGACTGGAAAATAAAGGATATTGTCGGATCTGAAATTGTTCAGGCAAGTGGTGGTGTCGTACGTTCACTTCCTTTTAATAAAGGGTATTCAACTACAGATATTATTGAAAAAATGAAAAATGAAACTATATAA
- the folB gene encoding dihydroneopterin aldolase yields the protein MKIYLNEMIFYGYHGVHPEERKLGQRFIVDFTYESDPKRDKEIKHLEDTIDYTKVFDIIKHTLEKREFHLLEVCANSILDHILEEFPKIIYANVRIRKPSVPINGSLDSVEVEMERNR from the coding sequence ATGAAAATATATTTGAATGAAATGATATTTTATGGTTACCATGGAGTTCATCCCGAAGAAAGAAAGCTCGGTCAGCGTTTTATAGTTGATTTCACCTACGAATCTGATCCCAAAAGAGATAAAGAAATTAAACATCTGGAAGACACGATCGACTACACAAAAGTATTCGATATAATAAAACACACTTTGGAAAAAAGGGAGTTTCATCTGCTGGAAGTGTGCGCAAATTCTATTTTAGATCATATTTTAGAGGAATTCCCGAAAATTATTTATGCTAATGTTCGAATAAGAAAACCTTCCGTTCCAATAAATGGATCATTGGATTCTGTGGAAGTGGAAATGGAAAGAAATCGATAA